The following are encoded in a window of Candidatus Eisenbacteria bacterium genomic DNA:
- a CDS encoding SgcJ/EcaC family oxidoreductase, translating to MSDDEQAIRELVATWHRATAAGDLQRILSLMTEDAVFLTPGRPPMRGKDAFAAGFRTLIQTHRIESTGTIKEIHIAGDWAHFWAQLSVTTTPLNGPPTRRSGPTLTIVRKQADGVWVLARDANMLTVETPA from the coding sequence ATGAGTGACGACGAGCAGGCGATTCGCGAGCTTGTCGCGACGTGGCATCGCGCCACCGCGGCCGGCGATCTGCAGCGGATCCTCAGCCTGATGACCGAGGACGCCGTCTTCCTGACGCCTGGGCGGCCGCCGATGCGCGGCAAGGATGCATTCGCGGCGGGCTTTCGGACCTTGATTCAAACCCATCGAATCGAATCCACGGGCACCATCAAGGAGATCCACATCGCCGGGGACTGGGCCCACTTCTGGGCCCAGCTATCGGTGACCACGACCCCGCTGAACGGGCCGCCGACGCGCCGCTCGGGGCCCACGCTCACGATCGTGCGGAAGCAGGCGGACGGCGTCTGGGTCCTTGCCCGCGACGCCAACATGCTGACTGTCGAGACCCCCGCGTAG
- a CDS encoding glycosyltransferase family 39 protein yields the protein MNRTASLNPISRAAIMIAALAFLVRIVFVSVHERPLFSDEVDYDRLGSTLAATGTYSDDGRPTAYRPVGYPGLVAGVYAIGGRRPWAVHLAQAALGGISALMLWLLAGRGRAGLCASGAWALYPPSILYADLLLPETVFTTLLLVGAVLAMRGVFADRRGSLLLGAMVGLLVLLKPMALLLLIALPFAALVDRLRPTHFALLTLGALLVISPWLVRNWIVVGYPTPATSIGANLLIGNNPNATGGYTGQIPPSMIPPESAEAERDAGEISSALGYIGKDPLRFLRNGFGKLAHVFGSEGGMIVWAFHRSPGDRSTPLREKYRSLPLWLHAAVSGPYALAMLLGTLGLFTQPRGPTRAYFLAFLGTSLAVYFVFFGGGRYHFPLMPFFVLFAAQWLAGGPTGPAKPGWKTYAAVAVIWEALIGVWIAEIVLVLRP from the coding sequence ATGAATCGCACGGCGTCCCTGAACCCGATCTCCCGCGCCGCTATCATGATCGCGGCGCTCGCCTTCCTGGTTCGGATCGTATTCGTGTCCGTACACGAGCGGCCCCTCTTCTCGGACGAGGTCGACTACGACCGGCTCGGATCGACGCTCGCCGCCACCGGGACCTACAGCGACGACGGCCGGCCGACGGCCTACCGGCCCGTCGGCTATCCTGGTTTGGTCGCTGGGGTTTACGCCATCGGCGGGCGCCGCCCATGGGCGGTTCACCTGGCCCAGGCCGCTCTGGGCGGCATTTCGGCCCTCATGCTTTGGCTCCTCGCAGGTCGAGGACGCGCCGGCCTCTGCGCTTCGGGAGCCTGGGCGCTCTATCCCCCCTCGATCCTCTATGCCGATCTCCTCCTGCCCGAAACGGTGTTCACGACCCTTCTGCTCGTGGGGGCGGTGCTCGCGATGCGCGGCGTCTTCGCCGACCGACGAGGAAGCCTTCTCCTTGGCGCTATGGTCGGGCTCCTCGTGCTCCTCAAGCCGATGGCGCTCCTGCTCCTCATCGCGCTTCCGTTCGCGGCGCTCGTCGATCGCCTCCGGCCGACCCATTTCGCGTTGCTCACTCTGGGGGCCTTGCTCGTGATCTCCCCATGGCTCGTCCGGAACTGGATCGTCGTCGGTTATCCCACGCCCGCGACAAGCATCGGCGCAAACCTCCTCATCGGAAACAACCCCAACGCGACCGGGGGATACACGGGGCAGATTCCTCCCTCCATGATTCCGCCGGAGTCGGCTGAAGCCGAGCGCGATGCGGGCGAGATCTCGAGTGCGCTCGGGTACATCGGGAAGGACCCGCTGCGATTTCTTCGGAACGGATTCGGAAAGTTGGCGCACGTCTTCGGGAGCGAGGGCGGGATGATCGTGTGGGCATTCCACCGATCTCCCGGCGACCGTTCGACTCCTCTGCGTGAGAAGTACCGTTCGCTCCCGCTGTGGCTTCACGCGGCCGTGAGCGGCCCCTACGCCCTCGCCATGCTTCTGGGGACCCTTGGCCTCTTCACCCAGCCGCGCGGCCCCACTCGGGCGTACTTCCTCGCGTTCCTCGGCACTTCCCTGGCCGTTTACTTCGTCTTCTTCGGCGGCGGCCGGTATCATTTCCCTCTCATGCCGTTCTTCGTGCTCTTCGCGGCCCAATGGCTTGCCGGGGGGCCTACCGGTCCGGCGAAACCGGGCTGGAAAACGTACGCGGCCGTCGCGGTCATCTGGGAGGCGCTGATCGGAGTCTGGATCGCGGAGATCGTCCTGGTGCTGCGCCCTTGA
- the pyrR gene encoding bifunctional pyr operon transcriptional regulator/uracil phosphoribosyltransferase PyrR, translating to MPAGESVEQVREKAEIIDGEGLRRAISRIAHEIIEKNGGAKDLVLVGIRRRGVPLAHRIAARIREFENVEIPVGALDITLYRDDLQTIAHQPVVGPTDVPVDIDEKVVVLVDDVLFTGRTVRAALDELIDLGRPRAIHLAVIVDRGHREIPIRADYVGKNVPTSRREVIMVKVQEIDGHDGVSIGEMLS from the coding sequence ATGCCCGCCGGTGAATCCGTGGAACAGGTCCGCGAAAAGGCCGAGATCATCGACGGCGAGGGATTGCGTCGTGCGATCAGCCGGATCGCGCACGAGATCATCGAGAAGAACGGCGGCGCGAAGGACCTCGTCCTCGTCGGAATCCGGCGGCGGGGCGTCCCGCTGGCCCACCGGATCGCCGCCAGGATCCGCGAGTTCGAGAACGTCGAGATTCCGGTCGGCGCGCTCGACATCACGCTCTACCGCGACGACCTCCAGACGATCGCGCATCAGCCGGTGGTCGGCCCGACCGACGTTCCCGTCGACATCGACGAGAAGGTGGTCGTCCTGGTCGACGACGTGCTCTTCACCGGAAGGACGGTGCGGGCCGCGTTGGACGAGCTGATCGATCTCGGCCGTCCCCGCGCGATCCATCTGGCCGTCATCGTCGATCGCGGACACCGCGAGATCCCCATCCGCGCGGATTACGTCGGGAAGAACGTACCCACCTCGCGCCGCGAGGTCATCATGGTGAAGGTCCAGGAGATCGACGGTCACGACGGCGTGTCGATCGGGGAGATGCTGTCATGA
- a CDS encoding aspartate carbamoyltransferase catalytic subunit — protein sequence MTGHRKDLLGLEELSAEEIVSILDTARTFREVLDRPIPKVPSLRGMTAANLFFEPSTRTRLSFELAEKRLSADTVSFQTSGSSVSKGETLRDTARNIEAMGIHLVVIRHQSSGAPHYLARHLEAGVINAGDGTHEHPTQGLLDIFTMRERRGRIAGLQVAIVGDVMHSRVARSNIWGLTKLGAQVTIAGPPTMMPAEVERFGVRVAKSVEEAIEGADVVNILRIQLERQRGSLYPSLREYARVYGVTSERLRRAKPDVTVMHPGPMNRGVEIAQDVADGKHSVILEQVTNGVAVRMAVLYLLAGRDASAEAISESPTVEAKKSHDEPSLSPRR from the coding sequence ATGACGGGCCATCGAAAGGATCTGCTCGGCCTCGAGGAATTGAGCGCGGAAGAGATCGTCTCGATTCTCGACACCGCCCGCACCTTCCGGGAAGTGCTCGACCGGCCGATTCCCAAGGTGCCCTCGCTCCGCGGGATGACCGCCGCCAACCTCTTCTTCGAGCCGAGCACGCGCACGCGCCTCTCGTTCGAGCTGGCCGAGAAGCGCCTGAGCGCCGACACGGTGAGCTTCCAGACGAGCGGCTCGAGCGTCTCCAAAGGGGAGACCCTCCGCGACACGGCACGGAACATCGAGGCGATGGGGATTCACCTGGTGGTGATCCGTCACCAGTCTTCCGGGGCGCCGCACTACCTGGCCCGGCATCTCGAGGCGGGCGTGATCAACGCGGGCGACGGCACGCACGAGCATCCCACGCAGGGGCTTCTCGACATTTTCACGATGCGCGAAAGGCGCGGGCGGATCGCGGGGCTCCAGGTCGCGATCGTGGGCGACGTCATGCACAGCCGCGTCGCGCGCTCCAACATCTGGGGGCTGACGAAGCTCGGTGCCCAGGTCACGATCGCGGGCCCGCCGACGATGATGCCGGCGGAAGTGGAGCGGTTCGGGGTTCGCGTCGCGAAGAGCGTCGAGGAGGCGATCGAGGGGGCCGACGTGGTCAACATTCTCCGCATCCAGCTCGAGCGCCAGCGTGGAAGCCTCTACCCCTCGCTCCGCGAATACGCGCGGGTCTACGGCGTGACGAGCGAGCGGCTGCGCCGCGCCAAGCCCGACGTCACCGTGATGCATCCCGGCCCGATGAACCGGGGCGTCGAGATCGCCCAGGACGTCGCCGACGGGAAGCACTCGGTCATTCTGGAACAGGTCACGAACGGCGTGGCGGTCCGGATGGCCGTCCTCTATCTCCTCGCGGGGCGCGATGCGTCCGCGGAAGCCATCTCCGAATCCCCCACCGTGGAGGCCAAGAAGAGTCATGACGAGCCCTCTCTGTCTCCGCGGCGGTAG
- a CDS encoding dihydroorotase: MTSPLCLRGGRVLDPSRGIDRSQDLWIDQGRIAGWGEDAPPALRSRPDAEIVDVRGAIVCPGLVDIHVHLREPGQEEKETIETGTRAAVRGGFTAVACMPNTDPPLDERPRVEYVVRRAREVGLARVFPIAAVTRGQQGEQLTEIQDLVEAGAVAISDDGKPVRNAEIMRRALELTRELKIPVIQHAEDPDLKGAGVMHEGWVSTRIGLKGIPDAAESVMVARDALLAELTGGRVHVAHVSAARSVEIIRRAKARGIRMTAETAPHYLVLTDEAAAEYDTRAKMNPPLRSERDRDALIEGVVDGTIDCLATDHAPHTEIDKDGDFDSAPFGIVGLETALGVYLRALVEPGHLTLPELIARLTVKPYEVLGRDGGTLAPGSDADVTVFDPSRRWTVRASEFASKGRNTPFDGWDLPGRILFTIVGGRICYRAETSEVTVR, from the coding sequence ATGACGAGCCCTCTCTGTCTCCGCGGCGGTAGAGTTCTCGACCCGTCACGCGGGATCGACCGATCGCAGGATCTTTGGATCGACCAGGGTCGGATCGCGGGATGGGGCGAGGACGCGCCCCCGGCCCTCCGCTCCCGGCCCGACGCCGAGATCGTGGACGTCCGCGGCGCGATCGTCTGCCCGGGACTGGTCGACATCCACGTCCACCTGCGCGAGCCCGGCCAGGAGGAGAAGGAGACGATCGAGACGGGGACGCGCGCGGCCGTCCGCGGCGGATTCACCGCGGTCGCCTGCATGCCGAACACCGATCCTCCGCTGGACGAGCGGCCCAGGGTCGAGTACGTCGTCCGCCGTGCCCGGGAGGTCGGCCTCGCGCGGGTCTTCCCGATCGCAGCGGTCACGCGGGGCCAGCAGGGCGAGCAGCTCACCGAGATCCAGGATCTGGTCGAGGCGGGCGCCGTCGCGATCTCCGACGACGGGAAGCCGGTTCGAAACGCCGAGATCATGCGCCGCGCGCTCGAGCTGACGCGGGAGCTAAAGATCCCGGTGATCCAGCACGCCGAGGACCCCGATCTCAAGGGCGCCGGCGTCATGCACGAGGGCTGGGTCTCCACCCGGATCGGCCTCAAGGGGATCCCCGACGCCGCGGAATCGGTGATGGTAGCGCGCGACGCGCTTCTCGCGGAGCTGACGGGAGGCCGGGTGCACGTCGCGCACGTGAGCGCGGCCCGCTCGGTGGAGATCATCCGCCGCGCGAAGGCCCGCGGCATCCGCATGACGGCCGAGACCGCGCCGCATTACCTCGTCCTGACCGACGAGGCGGCGGCGGAATACGACACCCGCGCCAAGATGAACCCGCCGCTCCGCTCGGAGCGGGATCGAGACGCCCTGATCGAGGGAGTCGTCGACGGCACGATCGATTGCCTCGCCACGGACCACGCGCCGCACACCGAGATCGACAAGGACGGAGACTTCGACTCGGCGCCGTTCGGGATCGTCGGCCTGGAGACCGCGCTGGGCGTCTACCTCCGCGCCCTGGTCGAGCCGGGGCACCTGACGCTGCCCGAGCTGATCGCGCGGCTGACCGTCAAGCCCTACGAGGTGCTGGGGAGAGACGGCGGGACGCTCGCTCCAGGGTCGGACGCGGACGTCACGGTCTTCGATCCGTCGCGCCGGTGGACCGTCCGCGCGTCGGAATTCGCGTCGAAAGGGCGGAACACGCCGTTCGACGGCTGGGACCTTCCGGGGCGGATTCTTTTCACGATCGTAGGCGGGCGAATTTGTTACCGGGCAGAGACTTCGGAGGTGACCGTTCGATAG
- a CDS encoding tetratricopeptide repeat protein, translating into MRPFHAGPSGLRILGLILLVAASGCAYYNTFYLARKYYREGARAQERSLTDEPSPEAATKYDLVIRQCTKLLTDYPKSKWVDDASYMLGAALYGKRDYVAAIKRLEEFPTKFPNSPYVADARFMEGLSHYRRKEYADADSIFRDVDTRFPKFPRRWELYYFAGETQSQLKYYPAAEYWYDRALGAAKERHERSDAFRRLGDSYLSASRPDTAAVLYARCLKVEDRGKQRLDVALARGDALRETHRYQDALDFLQEWKIYAIAENREGELGLRINECLALLGRANEAIGGYRNLVEKFPRTAVAYEAQFRIGYLYESAFQDFDHAGQEYDKLRNQPQSEFSSQALRRSQNLSTLRQYRAAMASDTTQARASAAFLMAELYYFQLEKADSAIMHYRQVEWEFPRSVYAAKSAYARLWITAHDRGDTAAAMALTDSIAARYHGTRYAESALYLWKQWSGRVDERTELFDSLLANPDTSRAGSFEPEVVFHPPPSAADSMVVDPRQGVTETHADSVKADSLRESARKIRERFMKDK; encoded by the coding sequence ATGCGACCGTTCCACGCGGGGCCGTCGGGCCTCCGAATCCTCGGACTGATCCTCCTCGTTGCCGCATCCGGATGCGCCTACTACAACACGTTCTATCTCGCGAGGAAGTATTACCGTGAGGGGGCCCGGGCCCAGGAGCGGAGCCTGACCGACGAGCCGTCGCCCGAGGCCGCGACGAAGTACGATCTCGTGATCCGGCAGTGCACCAAGCTGCTCACCGACTATCCCAAGAGCAAATGGGTGGACGATGCCAGCTACATGTTGGGCGCGGCGTTATACGGAAAGCGGGACTACGTTGCCGCGATCAAGCGACTCGAGGAGTTTCCGACCAAGTTCCCGAACAGCCCCTACGTGGCGGACGCGCGGTTCATGGAGGGCCTCTCGCACTACCGGCGGAAGGAATACGCCGATGCCGACTCGATCTTCCGCGACGTGGACACCAGGTTCCCCAAGTTCCCCCGGCGGTGGGAGCTCTACTACTTCGCGGGTGAGACGCAGAGCCAGCTCAAGTATTACCCCGCGGCCGAGTACTGGTACGATCGCGCCCTGGGTGCCGCCAAGGAGCGCCATGAGCGCTCCGACGCCTTCCGGCGTCTCGGCGACTCCTACCTCAGCGCGTCCCGCCCCGACACGGCCGCGGTCCTCTACGCGCGGTGTCTCAAGGTGGAAGACCGGGGGAAGCAGCGGCTTGATGTCGCGCTTGCCCGCGGCGACGCGCTGCGGGAGACGCACCGCTACCAGGACGCCCTCGACTTTCTCCAAGAGTGGAAGATCTATGCGATCGCGGAGAACCGCGAGGGGGAGCTTGGTCTCAGGATCAACGAGTGCCTGGCGCTCCTGGGGCGCGCGAACGAGGCGATCGGAGGCTATCGGAATCTGGTCGAGAAGTTTCCGAGAACGGCTGTCGCGTACGAGGCCCAGTTCCGCATCGGGTATCTCTACGAGTCGGCGTTCCAGGACTTCGACCACGCGGGGCAGGAGTACGACAAGTTGAGGAACCAACCCCAGTCGGAATTCTCCTCGCAGGCCCTGCGGCGCTCGCAGAACCTCTCGACGCTGCGGCAGTACCGGGCCGCGATGGCGTCGGATACGACCCAGGCACGCGCCAGCGCGGCGTTTCTGATGGCGGAGCTTTACTATTTCCAGCTCGAGAAAGCCGATTCGGCGATCATGCATTACCGCCAAGTCGAATGGGAATTCCCGCGGAGCGTCTACGCGGCGAAATCCGCGTATGCGCGCCTCTGGATCACGGCCCACGACCGCGGTGACACGGCCGCGGCGATGGCGTTGACCGACTCGATCGCCGCCAGGTATCACGGCACCCGATACGCCGAGTCGGCGCTCTATCTCTGGAAGCAGTGGAGCGGACGCGTGGACGAGAGGACCGAGCTCTTCGATTCGCTGCTCGCGAACCCCGATACGAGTCGCGCCGGCTCATTCGAGCCGGAGGTGGTCTTCCACCCTCCGCCGTCCGCCGCCGACTCGATGGTGGTGGACCCGCGACAGGGGGTCACGGAGACCCACGCGGACAGCGTCAAGGCCGACTCGCTCCGCGAGAGCGCCAGGAAGATCCGAGAGCG